In bacterium, one genomic interval encodes:
- a CDS encoding polymer-forming cytoskeletal protein, whose amino-acid sequence MAKQNESEGVMNTIVGKGTRIEGQMDVAQSIRIDGTFKGSITAADTLIVGSSGDLSDVSVKVKNAIIGGKIKGNIIASNKITLESTSNLEGDLTAKLLVIEEGALFSGNCRSGDKTDPHTSTFALKPANILDKH is encoded by the coding sequence ATGGCGAAACAGAATGAATCCGAAGGTGTAATGAATACCATCGTTGGAAAGGGTACCAGAATCGAGGGACAGATGGATGTCGCTCAGAGCATCAGGATTGATGGTACATTCAAAGGATCGATTACCGCCGCCGATACACTTATTGTCGGTTCTTCCGGAGATCTTTCCGATGTATCGGTCAAGGTTAAAAATGCCATCATCGGCGGAAAAATAAAAGGGAATATCATCGCGTCTAATAAAATTACCCTTGAAAGCACCTCTAACCTCGAGGGTGATCTAACCGCCAAGCTTCTCGTGATCGAAGAAGGCGCGTTGTTTTCCGGGAACTGCAGAAGTGGTGATAAAACTGACCCCCATACTTCAACATTTGCTCTGAAGCCTGCAAACATTCTCGATAAGCATTAA
- a CDS encoding ATP synthase subunit I produces the protein MNHQTSGENEQVRVFVRTTQKTALLAGTVIGAILSFFWSGPIGYGFLSGVGVSVINFQLMAVDAYHVTGKTPDASRKYIIGRFIIRFAIMFGFISLIVTRTDFNVFAAFAGLFFVQVILIGGRLAHMARLAVKTSKG, from the coding sequence ATGAATCATCAGACATCCGGAGAAAATGAACAGGTCAGGGTTTTTGTCAGAACAACACAGAAAACGGCGCTTTTAGCCGGAACTGTCATCGGAGCGATTCTTTCATTTTTCTGGTCTGGTCCCATCGGTTATGGTTTTTTATCGGGAGTCGGGGTGAGTGTTATCAATTTTCAGCTCATGGCTGTCGATGCTTACCATGTTACCGGGAAAACACCCGATGCATCACGGAAATACATTATCGGACGGTTTATTATCCGTTTCGCTATAATGTTCGGATTTATCAGCCTTATTGTTACTCGTACTGATTTCAATGTATTTGCCGCGTTTGCGGGACTGTTTTTTGTTCAAGTGATTCTTATCGGAGGGCGGTTGGCACATATGGCTCGCCTTGCGGTTAAAACTTCCAAAGGTTAA
- the atpB gene encoding F0F1 ATP synthase subunit A yields the protein MTGKKLLILAGIFFAAEILVLIVFGGIGQNAEKEGVELFRVGPVTFYRHEMGLENFQEVPRWNLDSTPEGETTFWALNKKTTVMIIIIDIFIVLMAYLATRTIRHVPGRIQNIFEIIVELFSGLIIQTLGENGKRHVPMLGSLFLFIWLSNIIGSIPLTAEPTRDLNVPIAHMLVVLFVVHFEAIRVKGLKAYLKSYNEPFFVMLPLNVIGEIAKGVSLAFRLFGNILGGAIIVTVISYLIKFTMLPVGLNLFFGIFVGTIQAFVFTMLSMTYIAVAIAD from the coding sequence ATGACGGGTAAAAAATTACTGATTCTGGCCGGTATCTTTTTCGCAGCGGAAATACTTGTTCTCATCGTTTTTGGCGGAATAGGCCAGAATGCCGAAAAAGAAGGGGTGGAACTCTTCAGAGTCGGCCCTGTGACGTTCTACAGGCATGAAATGGGGCTCGAAAATTTCCAGGAAGTCCCCCGCTGGAATCTCGACAGTACTCCCGAAGGCGAAACCACCTTCTGGGCGCTCAATAAAAAAACCACCGTCATGATTATCATCATCGATATTTTCATCGTTCTTATGGCTTACCTTGCGACCCGGACAATCCGACATGTGCCCGGGAGAATCCAGAATATTTTTGAAATCATCGTGGAACTCTTTTCGGGGCTGATTATACAGACGCTCGGCGAGAACGGAAAACGTCACGTTCCCATGCTCGGCTCGCTGTTCCTTTTCATATGGCTCAGCAATATCATCGGGTCGATACCGCTCACTGCCGAACCGACCCGTGACCTCAATGTTCCCATCGCCCATATGCTTGTCGTGCTTTTCGTCGTTCACTTCGAGGCGATTCGTGTCAAAGGATTAAAGGCCTACCTGAAGAGTTATAACGAGCCGTTTTTTGTGATGCTGCCTCTCAATGTCATCGGCGAGATTGCAAAGGGAGTATCCCTTGCATTCCGTCTGTTCGGCAACATTCTCGGCGGCGCGATTATCGTGACGGTTATCTCGTATCTTATCAAGTTCACCATGCTGCCGGTCGGGCTGAACCTGTTTTTCGGAATTTTTGTCGGCACGATTCAGGCGTTTGTTTTCACCATGCTGAGCATGACCTATATAGCTGTAGCTATTGCTGATTGA